A stretch of the Azorhizobium caulinodans ORS 571 genome encodes the following:
- a CDS encoding non-ribosomal peptide synthetase, translating into MTHADAAVETKDHELKGYDLTPSQRRVWSLEQIGNSAVAGRPLLELGLSGPLDVTTLRTALDRLALRHPALRLRFRVHPGGRVLQLPDDAAALPLSVCDLSAQTSGDAAHAYQRIRNELAVPDIETGVPAQAVLVRLSAHEARLLIVLHPIICDTVSLDILADSFALLYADAEAGSAGLSLAGAPLAWLERPEASPETLSQWETRLADDHADATLPLAGRRETRVDGARSAQLQTLGTAEAEAARAAATACGTSLALFLSAAFGVLLTRYSGQTRLKYGVALDAPLGGERREIGRVADVLPLLLDLSSGLSFKDALGRVAEALDAARSHYVPFETLAQTFWVNNEDNGRGFLPSVHMHRPLPPAVVITPGGLRITAIAQPPLPLDADFLFISRDLPDGSIELVLDHPAGLFDPRLVDRALTHLARIIGAASAGPEKSLRDIQLVSPAELEALSRPYPDGARDDPRPVHALIAGHVPRAPETPAIFFGDTVWTRAALDRYANRIANMLLAAGARRESCVAVALRRSPEAIGAILGVLKAGAAFIPVEPDHPAQRNDHILADAGVAVILTTRALRAKLRPAQGTTVIELDAVNLAEVPDSDPLVTITDRQLAYVIYTSGSTGKPKGVAVEHGPLTRHLQATARVYEMDETSRELPFLPFSSDGGHERWMVPLMLGGSIVLPDKPLWTPEETFAAMRRHGVNNASFPTTYVQQLAEWAEATGEAPPVRLYSFGGEGMAQATFDLFSRALKAQTLINGYGPTETIMTPMVWKVRSGTSFEGTYAPIGRAVGLRRIYVLDPDLNPVPIGVTGELYIGGDGVARGYVNRPGATAERFIPDPFGGDGGRLYASGDLARWREDGTVEFVGRVDHQVKLRGYRIEPGEIEAALRTLPGVSECAVVLRHDAGQPALVAYAVPARGARLDGAEVRRALAGLLPEHMVPSAVVVLEKMPLNANSKLDRAALPAPGFALLEVVPPSTPLEADICAMWRDTLGLPEVGVTQNFFEMGGNSMAALRILGRIRKLKPEADVAIADLFNHQTIRDLATAIERGPRPGGGQLIHLRSTGRRPILYCFPGLLVSTREYVKLVDHLGPDQPATGFICYSLAEDKGREASVTEITARYAELVRAHSKGEPCFFLGWSWGGLLAYEAARMLGSDIDLKLIGMIDVCDMDTEFAIGAIPRFAPGEREALAARVEAWLARTPMAARWHDLIGAMDALAYDQFLRFVGNSPEGLPEDGPDIGSREHTFWVLIDNALIFRRHKMLPHDCPIQPWAAADSLNRGLNLIDWRQLSRRAAPAEIIEGTTHLHIIGAPAFHARFARKLDEAMTGFEQAAE; encoded by the coding sequence ATGACGCACGCCGATGCCGCCGTGGAGACAAAGGATCACGAACTCAAAGGCTATGATCTGACCCCGTCCCAGCGTCGCGTCTGGTCGCTGGAGCAGATCGGCAACAGCGCCGTCGCGGGGCGTCCGCTGCTGGAGCTCGGCCTCTCCGGGCCGCTGGATGTCACGACGCTGCGAACCGCGCTTGACCGGCTTGCACTCCGCCATCCCGCCCTGCGTCTGCGGTTCCGCGTTCATCCCGGTGGGCGCGTACTCCAGTTGCCCGACGATGCGGCGGCGCTGCCGCTGTCCGTCTGCGACCTCTCCGCCCAGACCAGCGGCGACGCGGCGCACGCGTATCAGCGGATACGCAACGAGCTTGCCGTTCCAGACATCGAGACCGGAGTGCCCGCGCAGGCGGTGCTCGTTCGCCTTTCGGCGCACGAGGCCCGTCTGCTGATCGTGCTGCACCCGATCATCTGCGATACCGTCTCGCTCGACATTCTCGCCGACAGTTTCGCCCTGCTCTATGCGGATGCGGAGGCAGGTTCAGCGGGCTTGTCGCTGGCCGGGGCGCCGCTGGCCTGGCTGGAGAGGCCCGAGGCCAGCCCCGAGACTCTGTCGCAGTGGGAAACCCGCCTTGCGGACGACCACGCCGACGCGACGCTCCCCCTCGCCGGGCGACGCGAGACCCGGGTGGATGGCGCGCGCAGCGCACAGCTCCAGACGCTGGGCACGGCCGAGGCGGAAGCCGCCCGCGCGGCAGCCACGGCCTGCGGCACATCGCTCGCGCTGTTTCTGTCTGCCGCATTCGGCGTCCTGTTGACCCGCTACAGCGGACAGACCCGGCTGAAGTACGGCGTCGCGCTGGACGCCCCCCTCGGCGGCGAACGGCGGGAGATCGGGCGCGTGGCGGACGTGCTGCCGCTGCTGCTCGACCTCTCCTCCGGCCTCTCGTTCAAGGACGCCCTCGGTCGCGTGGCGGAGGCGCTGGACGCGGCACGCAGCCATTACGTGCCGTTCGAGACGCTGGCCCAGACCTTCTGGGTCAACAACGAGGACAACGGGCGCGGCTTCCTGCCCAGCGTGCACATGCACCGGCCCTTGCCGCCGGCCGTCGTCATCACGCCCGGCGGACTGCGGATCACCGCCATCGCCCAGCCTCCTCTGCCATTGGATGCCGATTTCCTCTTCATCTCCCGCGATCTTCCGGACGGCAGCATCGAACTCGTGCTGGACCATCCGGCGGGACTGTTCGACCCGCGTCTCGTCGACCGCGCCCTGACCCATCTGGCGCGGATCATCGGTGCGGCATCTGCCGGCCCTGAAAAGAGCCTCAGGGACATCCAACTCGTCTCGCCGGCCGAGCTTGAGGCCCTGTCCCGGCCCTATCCCGATGGTGCCCGGGATGATCCCCGGCCGGTCCATGCGCTGATCGCCGGGCACGTCCCGCGGGCGCCGGAAACACCCGCCATCTTTTTCGGCGACACGGTGTGGACCCGCGCGGCACTTGATCGCTACGCCAACCGGATCGCCAATATGCTGCTCGCTGCCGGAGCCCGGCGCGAGAGCTGCGTGGCGGTCGCCCTGCGGCGGTCGCCGGAAGCCATCGGCGCCATCCTCGGCGTTCTCAAGGCGGGCGCAGCCTTCATCCCCGTCGAACCGGACCACCCCGCCCAGCGCAACGACCATATTCTCGCCGATGCCGGTGTGGCCGTGATCCTGACCACGCGGGCGCTGCGCGCCAAGCTGCGGCCCGCGCAGGGCACTACGGTCATAGAACTCGACGCCGTGAACCTTGCCGAGGTGCCCGACAGCGACCCTCTGGTGACCATCACCGACCGGCAGCTGGCCTATGTGATCTACACCTCCGGCTCCACGGGCAAGCCCAAGGGCGTGGCGGTGGAACACGGACCGCTGACCCGGCACCTGCAGGCGACCGCGCGGGTCTATGAGATGGACGAGACGTCACGGGAGCTGCCGTTCCTGCCCTTCTCGTCCGACGGCGGGCACGAACGCTGGATGGTACCGCTCATGCTCGGCGGCAGCATCGTCCTGCCCGACAAACCGCTCTGGACGCCCGAGGAAACCTTCGCCGCCATGCGCCGCCATGGCGTCAACAATGCGAGCTTTCCAACCACCTACGTCCAGCAGTTGGCCGAATGGGCCGAGGCGACGGGGGAAGCCCCGCCTGTGCGGCTCTATTCCTTCGGCGGCGAAGGCATGGCGCAGGCCACCTTCGATCTCTTCTCCCGCGCCCTGAAGGCACAGACGCTGATCAACGGCTATGGTCCGACAGAGACCATCATGACGCCGATGGTGTGGAAGGTCCGGTCCGGCACCTCCTTCGAGGGCACGTACGCCCCCATCGGACGGGCGGTCGGGCTCCGGCGCATCTACGTGCTCGATCCCGATCTCAACCCGGTGCCGATCGGGGTCACGGGGGAACTCTATATCGGCGGCGACGGCGTTGCCCGCGGCTATGTTAACCGGCCCGGCGCCACCGCCGAGCGCTTCATTCCCGATCCCTTCGGCGGAGACGGCGGGCGGCTTTACGCCTCAGGCGATCTGGCCCGCTGGCGCGAGGACGGAACGGTGGAGTTCGTCGGCCGCGTGGACCATCAGGTCAAGCTGCGCGGATACCGCATCGAACCCGGCGAGATCGAGGCCGCCCTGCGCACCCTGCCGGGTGTCAGTGAATGCGCGGTCGTGTTGCGCCACGACGCCGGCCAGCCGGCGCTCGTGGCCTATGCGGTCCCGGCCCGCGGTGCCCGCCTCGATGGAGCGGAGGTGCGCCGCGCCCTCGCCGGGCTCCTGCCCGAGCATATGGTGCCCTCCGCCGTCGTGGTGCTGGAGAAGATGCCGCTCAACGCCAACAGCAAGCTCGATCGCGCCGCCCTGCCGGCGCCGGGCTTCGCGCTGCTGGAAGTGGTTCCGCCCTCCACGCCGCTGGAGGCGGACATCTGCGCCATGTGGCGCGACACGCTGGGGCTGCCTGAGGTCGGGGTCACGCAGAACTTCTTCGAGATGGGCGGCAACTCGATGGCCGCACTGCGAATCCTCGGCCGCATCCGGAAGCTCAAGCCGGAGGCGGACGTCGCCATCGCGGACCTCTTCAATCACCAGACCATCCGCGACCTGGCAACCGCCATCGAGCGCGGCCCGCGCCCGGGTGGCGGGCAGCTCATTCACCTGCGCAGCACCGGCCGGCGGCCGATACTCTACTGCTTCCCCGGACTGCTGGTGAGCACCCGCGAATATGTGAAGCTGGTGGACCACCTCGGGCCGGACCAGCCCGCCACCGGCTTCATCTGTTACTCGCTGGCCGAGGACAAGGGCCGCGAAGCTTCCGTCACGGAGATCACCGCCCGCTATGCGGAACTGGTGCGGGCCCACTCGAAGGGCGAACCCTGCTTTTTCCTTGGCTGGTCCTGGGGCGGTCTGCTCGCCTACGAGGCGGCGCGGATGCTCGGCAGCGACATCGACCTGAAGCTGATCGGCATGATCGACGTCTGCGACATGGACACGGAATTTGCCATCGGCGCCATTCCCCGCTTCGCGCCCGGCGAGCGCGAGGCGCTCGCGGCACGCGTCGAGGCCTGGCTCGCGCGCACGCCGATGGCTGCGCGCTGGCATGACCTGATCGGCGCCATGGATGCGCTCGCCTACGACCAGTTCCTGCGTTTCGTCGGCAACAGTCCGGAAGGGCTGCCGGAGGATGGGCCGGACATCGGCAGCCGCGAGCACACGTTCTGGGTGCTGATCGACAACGCGCTGATCTTCCGCCGCCACAAGATGCTGCCCCACGACTGTCCCATCCAGCCCTGGGCGGCGGCGGATTCGCTCAATCGCGGCCTCAACCTCATCGACTGGCGCCAGCTCTCACGCCGCGCCGCCCCCGCCGAGATCATCGAGGGCACGACCCACCTCCACATCATCGGCGCGCCGGCCTTCCATGCCCGGTTCGCCCGCAAGCTCGACGAAGCCATGACAGGCTTCGAACAGGCGGCCGAATGA
- a CDS encoding ABC transporter substrate-binding protein encodes MPEQPSAGTRRNIGRRTILTLMRGGLLAAPFGVSAGPAPADATPPLRRLVALDYGLAETLLLLGLPPVGLVGAQDWNRWVGEPALPAGVVNLGSSREPNLELLQQLAPDAILSTPYLAGISHRLERIAPVLSFPMYVPDGQPLALATEALSRLAALTGRVSQGMAALAAVEQDFASARSRLSGTDRRPLLMVSLMDSRHVRIYGANSLFGAVLTRLDVANAYAGQTNFWGFTTLGIESLPPLADARLVFFDPVPPGTLAALAANPLWTRLPYVQAGRVSRLPPVLMFGALPSATRFARLLADALTGEHSHG; translated from the coding sequence ATGCCTGAACAGCCTTCCGCAGGAACGCGACGTAACATCGGCCGCCGCACCATTCTCACGCTTATGCGGGGTGGCCTTCTGGCCGCCCCGTTCGGCGTTTCAGCCGGCCCGGCCCCTGCCGATGCCACGCCGCCGCTGCGCCGGCTGGTCGCGCTCGACTATGGGCTGGCGGAGACGCTGCTGTTGCTCGGTCTCCCGCCCGTCGGGCTGGTGGGGGCTCAGGACTGGAACCGATGGGTCGGCGAGCCGGCGCTGCCGGCCGGCGTGGTCAATCTGGGCAGCAGCCGCGAGCCCAATCTGGAACTGCTTCAGCAGCTCGCCCCCGACGCGATCCTGTCCACCCCCTACCTCGCGGGGATCTCGCACCGACTGGAGCGCATCGCCCCGGTGCTGTCCTTTCCCATGTACGTTCCGGACGGCCAACCGCTGGCGCTGGCGACGGAAGCGCTTTCGCGGCTCGCCGCTCTGACCGGCCGCGTCAGCCAGGGTATGGCGGCACTCGCGGCGGTGGAACAGGATTTCGCCTCCGCCCGCAGCCGCCTTTCGGGCACCGACCGGCGCCCGCTGCTCATGGTGAGCCTCATGGACAGCCGCCATGTGCGCATCTATGGCGCCAACAGCCTGTTCGGCGCGGTGCTGACGCGGCTCGACGTCGCCAACGCCTACGCCGGCCAGACCAATTTCTGGGGCTTCACCACGCTCGGCATCGAGAGCCTGCCACCGCTTGCGGATGCGCGCCTCGTCTTTTTCGATCCGGTTCCACCCGGCACGCTGGCGGCGCTCGCCGCGAACCCGCTCTGGACCCGCCTGCCTTATGTGCAGGCCGGGCGCGTGAGCCGGTTGCCGCCGGTGCTGATGTTCGGCGCACTGCCCTCAGCAACGCGGTTCGCCCGCCTCCTCGCCGACGCCCTGACAGGGGAACACTCCCATGGCTGA
- the fhuB gene encoding Fe(3+)-hydroxamate ABC transporter permease FhuB, whose product MAEATVRPAHGIEVRPWMVAGGLLLVATVLSLQKIGAALPPGLWARAFFAPDASDGQQLVIHYSLLPRILAAILAGAALALAGAVFQQVLRNPLASPTTLGVSAGAKLALALATLWAPGLFTFGREWVALAGGAIAVSLVFALSWHKGLSPLAVVLAGLVLGLYCGSVSAALILFREHYLTGLFIWGSGSLSQQGWEVVSALALQCAVTAALIALMIRPLTLLSLEEAGAASLGVSLQGTRLMALGLAVALTGFVVSGIGVIGFIGLISPALARLSGARRLRDLFLWAPTIGAGLLWTTDQLVLRTGGLTGGLIPTGAVTALFGSPLLLWLLPRLRNPTPPTRHEPIHAVARSRPQKLRLLALGLALAGALVLSLLLGRTPDGEWALARGDELSALMPWRAPRAVAALVAGAMLAVAGAILQRMTRNPMASPEVLGVGAGAALGLIVVLFTLTSAGRGVQVAAACTGAFSVLFLILVVGRRSGFTPERVLLAGIAIGALFDALVGALTASGDPRGLLLLNWMTGSTYQVDEVQAAWCVAGAVILLALAPLCGRWLDMMPLGDAPGQALGLDLGRVRLTLLALAAGLTAIATLVVGPLTFVGLMAPHLATRVGLRRALAQLAGAALVGALLMLVADWLGRMIAFPWQMPAGLIATLIGGPALMWLLARR is encoded by the coding sequence ATGGCTGAAGCCACGGTCCGGCCCGCACATGGCATCGAGGTGCGCCCCTGGATGGTGGCTGGCGGCCTCCTGCTTGTTGCCACCGTACTTTCGCTGCAAAAGATCGGCGCTGCGCTACCGCCAGGACTTTGGGCGCGGGCCTTTTTCGCCCCTGACGCGAGCGACGGGCAGCAACTGGTCATTCATTACAGTCTGCTGCCGCGCATCTTGGCCGCCATTCTGGCAGGGGCCGCGCTTGCATTGGCCGGGGCGGTCTTCCAGCAGGTCCTGCGCAACCCGCTGGCCTCCCCCACCACGCTGGGCGTCTCCGCCGGCGCGAAACTCGCTCTGGCGCTCGCCACATTATGGGCGCCCGGTCTTTTCACCTTCGGGCGGGAATGGGTGGCTCTGGCCGGCGGTGCCATCGCCGTTTCCCTGGTGTTTGCCCTGAGCTGGCACAAGGGGCTGTCGCCGCTCGCGGTGGTCCTCGCCGGTCTGGTGCTCGGGCTCTATTGCGGTTCGGTTTCCGCCGCCCTGATCCTGTTCAGGGAACATTACCTCACCGGCCTGTTCATCTGGGGCAGCGGCTCGCTGAGCCAGCAGGGCTGGGAGGTGGTGTCCGCCCTCGCTCTCCAATGTGCGGTCACCGCCGCGCTCATCGCGCTGATGATCCGGCCGCTTACGCTGCTGTCGCTGGAGGAGGCCGGTGCAGCAAGCCTCGGTGTCTCGCTTCAGGGCACGCGGCTGATGGCTCTAGGTCTCGCCGTCGCGCTGACCGGCTTCGTGGTCAGCGGCATCGGCGTCATCGGCTTCATCGGGCTCATCTCTCCTGCGCTCGCGCGCCTGTCGGGCGCACGGCGGTTGCGCGACCTGTTCCTGTGGGCACCGACCATCGGGGCCGGCCTGCTGTGGACCACCGATCAACTGGTGCTGCGTACAGGCGGCCTCACCGGCGGCCTCATCCCCACCGGCGCCGTCACGGCCCTGTTCGGTTCGCCTCTGCTGCTCTGGCTGCTGCCGCGCCTGCGCAACCCGACGCCGCCGACACGTCACGAGCCCATCCACGCGGTGGCGCGCAGCCGACCCCAGAAGCTGCGCCTGCTGGCACTCGGCCTCGCGCTTGCGGGCGCCCTCGTGTTGTCGCTGCTGCTCGGACGCACACCGGACGGCGAATGGGCACTGGCGCGCGGCGACGAGCTTTCCGCCCTGATGCCATGGCGTGCGCCGCGCGCGGTGGCGGCACTCGTAGCGGGAGCCATGCTCGCGGTCGCCGGGGCCATTCTCCAGCGCATGACGCGCAATCCCATGGCCAGCCCCGAAGTGCTGGGCGTGGGTGCGGGCGCCGCCCTCGGCCTCATCGTCGTGCTCTTCACCCTCACCTCGGCCGGGCGCGGTGTGCAGGTCGCGGCCGCCTGCACGGGCGCCTTCTCGGTGCTGTTCCTCATTCTTGTGGTGGGCCGTCGCTCCGGCTTCACGCCGGAGCGCGTCCTGCTGGCGGGCATCGCCATCGGCGCGCTATTCGACGCGCTGGTGGGGGCGCTCACCGCCAGCGGGGATCCGCGCGGGCTGCTGCTGCTGAACTGGATGACCGGCTCTACCTATCAGGTGGATGAGGTCCAGGCCGCCTGGTGCGTGGCCGGGGCGGTGATCCTGCTGGCCCTGGCGCCCTTGTGCGGGCGTTGGCTCGACATGATGCCGCTCGGCGACGCTCCGGGTCAGGCGCTCGGCCTCGATCTCGGACGCGTGCGCCTGACGCTGCTGGCATTGGCAGCCGGGCTCACCGCCATCGCCACGCTGGTGGTGGGGCCGCTCACCTTCGTGGGCCTCATGGCGCCCCATCTCGCCACCCGCGTCGGACTGCGCCGCGCCCTGGCCCAGCTCGCGGGTGCGGCCCTCGTGGGTGCCCTCCTCATGCTCGTGGCCGACTGGCTCGGCCGCATGATCGCCTTCCCCTGGCAGATGCCGGCCGGGCTCATCGCCACGCTGATCGGCGGCCCGGCCCTGATGTGGCTGCTCGCACGCAGATGA
- a CDS encoding alpha/beta hydrolase: protein MTENAPSIPETIVFDLAPKAGGPPYRIFLRVPPSVAPEAGWPALYLLDGNAVIGTAVEAIRVQADYPTGTGIRQAAIVAIGYPTDAAYDSVRRSWDMGPPPGKTYPPHAPDGPDVRTGGADDFLAFIEGELKPEIARRIPLDRARQALFGHSFGGLFVLHALFTRPEAFANWISISPAIWWEDAVVLGSETRFSGGTGTRVLLAAAEYEQALAPFHERLDDREQRRARYAANRVVDNAREMADRLGQRPEIEAEFVLFEGETHMSVLPVAVNRAIRFAFGPDAP from the coding sequence ATGACCGAAAACGCCCCTTCCATTCCTGAAACCATCGTCTTCGATCTCGCGCCCAAGGCCGGAGGACCGCCCTATCGCATTTTCCTGCGCGTGCCGCCCAGCGTGGCGCCGGAGGCGGGCTGGCCCGCGCTCTATCTGCTGGACGGCAATGCGGTGATCGGCACCGCCGTCGAGGCTATCCGCGTGCAGGCCGACTACCCCACCGGCACCGGCATCCGGCAGGCAGCCATCGTCGCCATCGGCTATCCGACAGACGCCGCCTATGACAGCGTGCGCCGCTCCTGGGACATGGGCCCGCCACCGGGCAAGACCTACCCACCGCACGCGCCAGACGGCCCGGACGTGCGCACAGGCGGCGCCGATGATTTCCTCGCTTTCATCGAGGGGGAGCTGAAGCCGGAGATCGCCCGGCGCATTCCCCTCGATCGTGCACGGCAGGCCCTGTTCGGCCATTCCTTCGGCGGCCTGTTCGTGCTGCATGCGCTGTTCACGAGGCCCGAGGCCTTTGCCAACTGGATCTCCATCAGCCCGGCCATCTGGTGGGAGGATGCCGTGGTGCTGGGATCCGAGACACGCTTCAGTGGTGGCACGGGCACGCGCGTACTGCTGGCGGCGGCGGAGTATGAGCAGGCCCTGGCTCCGTTCCACGAGCGCCTTGACGACAGGGAGCAGCGGCGGGCGCGCTATGCCGCCAACCGCGTGGTGGACAATGCCCGCGAGATGGCCGACCGCCTTGGACAGCGGCCGGAAATCGAGGCCGAGTTCGTCCTGTTCGAAGGCGAGACGCATATGTCCGTCCTGCCGGTGGCGGTCAACCGGGCCATCCGCTTCGCCTTCGGTCCCGATGCGCCATGA
- a CDS encoding 4'-phosphopantetheinyl transferase family protein, producing MTVPELLNGLQQGEVHVWTTDLSPHASLAARAFLPEHERMRAERFLLPHVQAQYVGSRMLLRRALSAYAGGQPVHWLFGAEPAGRPVALNLPAEGHLLRFSLSHSADLAVCALAWGGELGIDVETAAPEGAEDDCEDAFTQRERANLQRDRQCSRPSRFLEYWTIKEAFLKAHGSGLAGGMNRVEVTLPVEGGLGVCFDGAELDASKWQIWLQEPTGGGRCAIVRRSVDGAGPLPHLYSMNSDNGSACTTWRLISTGAGAARPEI from the coding sequence ATGACGGTGCCGGAATTGCTCAACGGCCTTCAGCAGGGTGAAGTGCACGTCTGGACGACAGACCTGTCGCCGCACGCAAGCCTTGCTGCGCGTGCTTTTCTGCCCGAGCATGAACGCATGCGTGCCGAACGTTTCTTGCTGCCCCATGTGCAGGCACAGTATGTCGGCTCGCGAATGCTGCTGCGCCGCGCACTCTCCGCCTATGCAGGGGGGCAACCCGTTCATTGGCTTTTCGGAGCCGAGCCCGCCGGACGACCCGTGGCCCTGAACCTGCCCGCGGAGGGACATCTCTTGAGGTTCAGTCTTTCGCACAGCGCAGACCTAGCCGTTTGCGCGCTGGCTTGGGGCGGTGAACTGGGGATCGACGTTGAAACGGCGGCGCCGGAAGGGGCCGAAGATGACTGCGAGGACGCATTCACCCAGCGGGAACGAGCGAATCTGCAACGGGATCGCCAGTGTTCTCGTCCTTCGCGCTTCCTCGAATATTGGACAATAAAGGAAGCCTTTCTGAAAGCTCACGGATCAGGACTGGCAGGCGGCATGAACCGGGTCGAAGTGACGTTACCGGTGGAGGGGGGTCTAGGGGTCTGCTTCGATGGTGCTGAGTTAGACGCGAGCAAGTGGCAGATCTGGCTCCAGGAGCCCACCGGCGGTGGACGTTGCGCTATTGTCCGCAGAAGTGTGGACGGAGCCGGCCCACTTCCCCATCTCTACAGCATGAATTCTGACAATGGTTCGGCATGTACCACGTGGCGTCTTATCTCAACGGGGGCCGGGGCGGCCCGACCCGAGATATGA
- a CDS encoding IS5 family transposase (programmed frameshift), with protein MSDLFWLTDEQMQRIEPYFPLSHGVPRVDDRRIVSGIIFVIRNGLRWRDAPAAYGPPKTIYNRFIRWSRMGVFNRIFAGLVAEGGLPDQLMIDATHLKAHRTAASLLKKGLFPRCIGRTKGGLNSKLHAVCDDRGRPRVMLLTEGQMSDYKGAALMFEAMPPAPVLLADRGYDADWFRHALAARGTAACIPSRKGRKLPIPHDATLYRRRHKIENMFGRLKDWRRIHTRYDRCAHAFMSAIALAASVIFWINQ; from the exons ATGAGTGACCTGTTCTGGCTGACGGATGAGCAGATGCAGCGGATCGAGCCGTACTTTCCGTTGTCGCATGGTGTGCCGCGCGTGGATGATCGGCGGATCGTGAGCGGCATCATTTTCGTGATCCGCAACGGCCTGCGTTGGCGGGATGCGCCAGCGGCATACGGTCCGCCCAAAACGATCTACAATCGGTTCATCCGCTGGAGCCGGATGGGGGTGTTCAACCGCATCTTTGCGGGGCTGGTAGCCGAGGGCGGGCTGCCAGATCAGTTGATGATCGACGCCACGCATCTGAAAGCGCACCGGACGGCAGCCAGCCTGCTCAAAAAGGGGCTTT TTCCCCGATGTATCGGGCGCACCAAAGGAGGGCTGAACTCCAAGCTGCACGCCGTCTGCGATGATCGTGGTCGTCCCCGCGTCATGTTGCTCACCGAAGGGCAGATGAGCGACTACAAGGGAGCGGCCCTCATGTTCGAGGCGATGCCACCCGCTCCGGTGCTGCTTGCCGATCGCGGCTATGACGCCGACTGGTTCCGTCACGCGCTCGCCGCACGCGGCACCGCCGCCTGCATCCCGTCACGCAAGGGGCGCAAATTGCCGATCCCCCATGATGCAACCCTCTACCGGCGTCGCCACAAAATCGAAAACATGTTCGGCCGCCTCAAGGACTGGCGGCGCATCCACACCCGCTATGACCGATGCGCACATGCCTTCATGTCCGCCATCGCACTCGCCGCGTCCGTCATCTTCTGGATCAATCAATGA
- a CDS encoding HigA family addiction module antitoxin codes for MTDEHDLRLKTPAHPGGFVKHEVLQPLGLSVTEAAEALGVTRPALSALLNERAHLSPEMAIRIEKAFGVPMETLMRMQNSYDIAQARRREAEIKVERYTGMNTKGRA; via the coding sequence ATGACCGATGAGCATGACCTTCGGCTGAAGACGCCCGCCCATCCTGGCGGTTTCGTCAAGCATGAGGTGCTGCAACCGCTCGGCTTGTCCGTGACCGAGGCGGCAGAGGCGTTGGGGGTTACGCGACCGGCCTTGTCGGCGCTTCTGAACGAGCGTGCGCACCTGTCGCCGGAAATGGCGATCCGGATTGAAAAGGCCTTCGGCGTACCGATGGAGACGCTGATGCGCATGCAGAACAGCTACGACATTGCGCAGGCCCGCAGGCGGGAAGCGGAGATCAAGGTCGAGCGATACACAGGAATGAATACGAAGGGTCGAGCATGA